From the genome of Nicotiana sylvestris chromosome 2, ASM39365v2, whole genome shotgun sequence, one region includes:
- the LOC138886142 gene encoding zinc finger BED domain-containing protein RICESLEEPER 2-like: MFGVDPGTTTQAEVMKYMASLFSEYLKSISKGVVLTSSSDCSSLDTSTSGPSGSQASTQNIGLLESLMQDIKKYKSGSGVVDTRTELDKYLGEETEDDTKEFDVLFWWKLNSARFPILVEMARDALAALVSSVASECAFIMGGHLLDSFRSSLTPKLVQALVFLQDWLRNEKLKQPISVEEDLDKIEQIE; the protein is encoded by the coding sequence ATGTTTGGTGTAGATCCGGGAACAACTACACAAGCAGAAGTGATGAAGTACATGGCTTCATTATTTAGTGAGTATTTAAAGTCCATCTCAAAAGGTGTTGTGCTTACTTCATCTTCAGATTGTTCTTCATTGGACACTTCGACTTCCGGGCCTTCTGGCAGTCAAGCAAGCACACAAAATATAGGACTTTTAGAATCACTCATgcaagatataaaaaaatataaaagtgggAGTGGAGTTGTTGATACTAGAACAGAGTTAGATAAATATTTAGGTGAAGAAACTGAGGATGACACTAAAGAATTTGATGTTCTTTTTTGGTGGAAATTGAACTCAGCTAGATTTCCTATTCTTGTGGAGATGGCTCGTGATGCATTAGCTGCTCTGGTTTCAAGTGTGGCATCCGAATGTGCGTTTATTATGGGAGGACATCttcttgattcatttaggagttcattaACTCCTAAATTGGTGCAAGCTCTAGTGTTTCTTCAAGATTGGCTTCGaaatgaaaaattaaaacaaCCTATTAGTGTTGAGGAAGATCTTGATAAAATTGAGCAGATTGAATAA